A window of Streptomyces armeniacus contains these coding sequences:
- a CDS encoding Clp protease N-terminal domain-containing protein: MFERFSKQARQTVISAQEEARTLHHARVGTEHLLLAVLRRPEEPGAATLVRLGVTVDSCRAAVSGVVAQDTDTLGPEDAEALKAFGIDLDEIRRRTEETFGPGALDGPGPRTGPGPQKPWPLSALSRRRNPRSDGTESRAPEQGHIPFAPRAKKALELSLREAIALKDRQIGVEHVVLALLRSDDRLTRAVFQRLGVDPQSFRELVLSDCREAA; encoded by the coding sequence ATGTTCGAGCGATTCAGCAAGCAGGCACGTCAGACGGTGATTTCCGCCCAGGAAGAGGCGCGCACACTCCACCACGCCCGGGTGGGCACAGAGCACCTGCTGCTCGCTGTGCTGCGCCGGCCCGAGGAGCCGGGCGCGGCGACGCTCGTACGCCTCGGGGTGACGGTGGATTCCTGCCGCGCCGCCGTCTCGGGCGTGGTCGCACAGGACACGGACACGCTGGGGCCGGAGGACGCGGAGGCACTCAAGGCGTTCGGCATCGATCTGGACGAGATCCGGCGCCGTACGGAGGAGACGTTCGGCCCGGGTGCCCTGGACGGGCCCGGACCGCGGACCGGGCCCGGACCGCAGAAGCCGTGGCCGCTGTCGGCGCTGAGCCGCCGCCGTAACCCCCGCTCGGACGGTACGGAGTCGCGCGCGCCGGAGCAGGGTCACATCCCGTTCGCGCCGCGCGCCAAGAAGGCCCTGGAGCTGTCGCTGCGGGAGGCGATCGCGCTCAAGGACCGGCAGATCGGCGTGGAACACGTGGTGCTGGCCCTGCTCCGCTCCGACGACCGCCTCACCCGCGCCGTCTTCCAACGCCTGGGCGTCGACCCCCAGTCGTTCCGCGAACTGGTCCTGTCGGACTGCCGCGAGGCGGCCTGA
- a CDS encoding helix-turn-helix domain-containing protein yields the protein MRAVAALRRLVERLEALQVESARRQGWSWEEIGAALGVSRQAVHKKHSRR from the coding sequence CTGCGCGCCGTCGCAGCACTGCGGCGCCTCGTCGAACGGCTGGAGGCGCTGCAGGTCGAGAGCGCGCGAAGGCAGGGCTGGTCCTGGGAGGAGATCGGGGCCGCGCTCGGAGTCAGCAGGCAGGCCGTGCACAAGAAGCACTCCAGGAGGTAA
- a CDS encoding glycerate kinase: MAHSGRVLIAADKFKGSLTAVEVAEHVTAGLRRARPDLEIEALPVADGGDGTVAAAVAGGFERREVDVTGPLGASVTAAYALRGDTAVVEMAEASGLQLMPPGVFAPLTATTYGTGEVLLAAIEAGARTVVLGVGGSATTDGGAGMLQALGAEFLDEDGDPVAHGGGPLRDMVSADLTGLDSRLKDVEIVLASDVDNPLTGPKGAPAVYGPQKGASEEDVAVLDAGLARFAEVLAEAVGPEAAEAADSPGAGAAGGIGYGALVGLGAAFRPGIEVLLDVLGFAPALERADVVITGEGSLDEQTLHGKAPAGVAAAARKAGKPVLAVCGRITINKSALKGAGIEAAYPLTSVERDPAKCMAEAGPLLERVAERLAEDRLSK, translated from the coding sequence ATGGCTCACTCTGGGCGCGTGCTGATCGCCGCGGACAAGTTCAAGGGATCGCTGACGGCCGTGGAGGTCGCCGAGCACGTCACCGCCGGCCTGCGCCGGGCGCGTCCGGACCTCGAGATCGAGGCGCTGCCGGTGGCCGACGGCGGCGACGGGACGGTTGCCGCGGCGGTAGCGGGCGGGTTCGAGCGGCGTGAAGTGGACGTGACCGGTCCGCTCGGCGCCTCCGTGACGGCGGCGTACGCGCTGCGCGGGGACACCGCCGTGGTCGAGATGGCCGAGGCATCCGGGCTCCAGCTGATGCCGCCGGGCGTTTTCGCGCCACTGACCGCGACGACTTACGGCACCGGCGAGGTGCTGCTCGCGGCGATCGAGGCGGGCGCGCGTACGGTCGTCCTCGGCGTCGGAGGCTCCGCCACGACCGACGGCGGCGCGGGGATGCTGCAGGCGCTCGGCGCGGAGTTCCTCGACGAGGACGGCGACCCGGTGGCGCACGGCGGCGGCCCTCTGCGGGACATGGTGAGCGCCGATCTCACGGGCCTGGACAGCCGGTTGAAGGACGTCGAGATCGTCCTCGCCAGCGACGTCGACAACCCGTTGACGGGCCCGAAGGGCGCGCCCGCGGTCTACGGCCCGCAGAAAGGTGCCAGCGAGGAGGACGTGGCCGTACTGGACGCAGGACTCGCCCGCTTCGCGGAGGTGCTCGCCGAGGCGGTCGGCCCCGAGGCCGCCGAGGCGGCGGACTCGCCCGGCGCGGGAGCGGCGGGCGGCATCGGGTACGGCGCGCTGGTCGGACTCGGCGCGGCCTTCCGGCCCGGCATCGAGGTGCTGCTCGACGTGCTGGGCTTCGCGCCCGCGCTGGAACGGGCGGACGTGGTCATCACGGGCGAGGGCTCACTCGACGAGCAGACCCTGCACGGGAAGGCCCCGGCCGGGGTGGCCGCGGCGGCCCGCAAGGCCGGGAAGCCGGTGCTCGCGGTGTGCGGGCGGATCACGATCAACAAGTCGGCGCTGAAGGGTGCCGGGATCGAGGCGGCGTACCCGCTGACGTCCGTCGAGCGCGATCCGGCGAAGTGCATGGCGGAGGCCGGACCGCTGCTGGAGCGGGTCGCGGAGCGGTTGGCGGAGGACCGGCTCTCGAAGTGA